The Mycolicibacterium smegmatis genome has a window encoding:
- a CDS encoding SDR family oxidoreductase — protein sequence MRTVSVITGGAGGMGVATAKIVGKEHAVVLCDVRQDRLDTAATALAEVGITPTVVKCDVTDRHAVNRLFATTAGLGTLASVIHTAGVSPSMGDAEYVIRTNAIGTATINEAFYAAAPRGSAIVNVASMAAHLLPEEMIPTGLFPQAMHAPEVFLKDMLAACEIVPEEARSGIAYALSKSFVRWYSSSQAERFTGRGLRIVSVSPGSVDTEMGRLEEKAGAGALVADAAVPRWGTPEEMAELFAFCASDRAGYLTGTDILNDGGVVASMRERARVAAEQQQQ from the coding sequence ATGCGCACAGTGTCGGTGATCACCGGTGGAGCCGGTGGCATGGGTGTGGCCACGGCCAAGATCGTCGGTAAGGAGCACGCGGTCGTCCTGTGCGACGTCCGGCAGGATCGGCTCGACACCGCGGCGACCGCGCTCGCGGAGGTCGGGATCACCCCGACCGTCGTCAAGTGCGACGTCACCGACCGCCACGCGGTCAACCGGTTGTTCGCCACGACAGCCGGGCTGGGCACCCTCGCCTCGGTGATCCACACCGCGGGAGTGAGCCCCAGCATGGGCGACGCCGAATACGTCATCCGGACAAACGCCATCGGCACGGCCACCATCAACGAGGCGTTTTATGCCGCGGCGCCCCGGGGATCGGCGATCGTCAACGTCGCGTCGATGGCCGCGCATCTGCTGCCGGAGGAGATGATCCCGACCGGGCTGTTCCCGCAGGCGATGCATGCTCCCGAGGTGTTCCTCAAGGACATGCTGGCGGCGTGCGAGATCGTCCCCGAGGAGGCCCGCTCGGGTATCGCCTACGCACTGAGCAAGAGCTTCGTGCGGTGGTACAGCTCGTCGCAGGCCGAACGGTTCACGGGTCGCGGGTTGCGCATCGTGTCGGTGTCGCCGGGTTCTGTCGACACCGAGATGGGGCGCCTGGAGGAGAAGGCCGGCGCTGGCGCGCTGGTCGCCGACGCGGCCGTGCCCCGCTGGGGCACGCCCGAGGAGATGGCCGAACTGTTCGCGTTCTGCGCCAGTGACCGCGCCGGGTACCTCACCGGCACCGACATCCTCAACGACGGCGGCGTCGTCGCGTCGATGCGCGAACGCGCGCGGGTGGCTGCCGAACAGCAGCAGCAGTAG
- a CDS encoding class I SAM-dependent methyltransferase, translating into MEAEFDTVAEWTAKVAVDLGSDYYIPAGCRGSGSPAALDWLIEHTELAAGQRLLDCGAGVGGPAAYAAQAVPVYPVLVEPEAGACRAAQTLFGHPVLRAQAAALPLADNSFDAAWCLGVLCTTPAQTELLEELHRVVRPSGRIGLLAFVANREIPRDEFEGNHFPAPEHLTHLVDGAGLVIEEQLCTADLPAIPDGWNERVDAVEKALTERYGHTRAWQIAEEQSGKIGDLLADGGLTGELLILRQA; encoded by the coding sequence ATGGAAGCCGAGTTCGACACCGTCGCGGAGTGGACCGCGAAGGTGGCCGTCGACCTCGGGTCGGACTACTACATCCCGGCGGGCTGCCGCGGAAGTGGAAGCCCTGCCGCCCTCGACTGGCTCATCGAGCACACCGAACTTGCGGCCGGGCAGCGTCTGCTCGACTGCGGAGCCGGCGTGGGTGGTCCCGCCGCCTATGCCGCGCAGGCGGTTCCGGTGTACCCGGTTCTGGTGGAACCCGAAGCCGGCGCGTGCCGCGCCGCACAGACTCTCTTCGGGCACCCCGTATTGCGCGCGCAGGCAGCGGCGCTACCGTTGGCGGACAACAGTTTCGACGCCGCATGGTGCCTGGGTGTGTTGTGCACGACGCCCGCTCAAACCGAGCTGCTGGAGGAACTGCACCGGGTGGTGCGCCCGAGCGGACGCATCGGACTGCTGGCGTTCGTCGCGAACCGGGAAATTCCACGAGACGAGTTCGAGGGCAACCACTTTCCCGCCCCTGAGCATCTCACTCACCTGGTCGACGGCGCGGGCCTGGTGATCGAGGAACAGTTGTGCACGGCGGACCTGCCCGCGATCCCGGACGGCTGGAACGAGCGCGTCGACGCCGTCGAGAAGGCGCTCACCGAACGGTACGGTCACACGCGCGCATGGCAGATCGCCGAAGAGCAGAGCGGCAAGATCGGCGATCTGCTGGCCGACGGCGGCCTGACCGGTGAGCTACTGATCCTGCGGCAGGCGTGA
- a CDS encoding DUF4235 domain-containing protein, whose protein sequence is MSTSQAIYKPLSMAISVAGGLLAGKVFSEIWQRVSRSDQEPPEPEDLSRSTREAIIAAAIHGLIVGVIRAGLARAQAKGFQALTDEELDSA, encoded by the coding sequence GTGAGTACGTCCCAAGCGATCTACAAGCCGTTGTCGATGGCGATCAGCGTGGCCGGTGGCTTGCTGGCCGGCAAGGTGTTCAGCGAGATCTGGCAGCGCGTCAGCCGGTCGGACCAAGAGCCACCGGAACCCGAGGATCTCTCCAGGTCGACGCGTGAGGCGATCATCGCCGCGGCCATCCACGGCCTGATCGTGGGCGTCATCCGGGCCGGGCTGGCGCGTGCCCAGGCCAAGGGCTTCCAGGCGCTCACCGACGAGGAGCTCGACAGCGCGTGA
- a CDS encoding methylenetetrahydrofolate reductase encodes MTYGPCGGVRPDGQCEMRSGPCVFDDLVPWGGPEATRPPVRAPLVLTDFSCAPFDEQDVVRTAGVLAGSCDAVLVGEHQNKPDFPPTLMGRLLLDALTGSGVTPWITLSCRDRNRVVLEQELRGLRSIGADTVMCVTGDGRGYDVRPDVTQTFDLDGPRLVALAASLDMVAAVPETPTAPPVNARPRRLVEKQKAGAGIAVLNHVPYPHIVARFMESGRAAGLTIPVIAAVAVFTDTASAAVLQGLPGLELDPAVTQRVLGAADPVEAGIEAAVEEARALLSIDGIEGVNISGSASASGGGAAIKAEVGRRVKNLCVDRTRGEAP; translated from the coding sequence ATGACCTACGGCCCGTGCGGTGGGGTCCGACCTGACGGACAGTGCGAGATGCGTTCGGGCCCTTGCGTGTTCGACGACCTCGTGCCATGGGGCGGCCCCGAGGCGACGCGACCCCCGGTGCGAGCGCCCCTGGTGTTGACCGATTTCAGCTGCGCACCGTTCGACGAGCAGGACGTCGTGAGGACGGCGGGTGTGCTGGCCGGGTCCTGTGACGCCGTGCTCGTCGGCGAGCACCAGAACAAGCCCGATTTTCCGCCGACGCTGATGGGACGGTTGCTGCTCGACGCGCTGACCGGCTCCGGCGTCACCCCGTGGATCACCCTGTCGTGCCGTGACCGCAACCGCGTTGTGCTCGAACAGGAACTGCGTGGCCTGCGGAGCATCGGCGCCGACACCGTGATGTGCGTGACCGGCGACGGGCGCGGCTACGACGTGCGCCCTGACGTCACACAGACCTTCGACCTCGACGGCCCTCGCCTCGTGGCACTGGCCGCCTCACTCGACATGGTGGCGGCGGTCCCCGAGACGCCGACCGCGCCGCCCGTGAACGCCCGGCCGCGGCGCCTGGTGGAGAAACAGAAAGCCGGTGCGGGCATCGCTGTGCTCAACCACGTTCCGTACCCGCACATCGTGGCCCGGTTCATGGAGTCCGGGCGGGCGGCGGGGCTGACGATCCCGGTGATCGCCGCGGTCGCGGTGTTCACCGACACCGCGTCTGCGGCTGTGCTGCAAGGGCTTCCCGGCCTGGAACTCGACCCGGCGGTCACCCAGCGGGTCCTGGGTGCAGCCGATCCGGTGGAGGCAGGCATCGAAGCGGCAGTCGAGGAGGCCCGCGCCCTGTTGTCCATCGACGGGATCGAGGGCGTCAACATCTCCGGATCCGCCTCGGCGTCGGGCGGCGGCGCGGCGATCAAGGCAGAAGTCGGCCGGCGGGTGAAGAATTTGTGTGTCGACCGAACCCGAGGGGAGGCGCCGTGA